GCCCGGCCGCTCGGTGAAGTAGAGCCCCAGGTCATAGCGGATGAAGCTGGTCTCGCCCCCGCCGAACGGGGTCACGGTCAGCGGTCCGGCACTGCCGTGCCCGGATCCGACGGCTGTTTCCTGCGCGCCCTGCGGGGCTCCGGTCGCTGCGCTCCCTGCACTCCTCGTGCCGGCGCCGTAGTTGTGCAGGGCGAAAACGGCCTGGAACAGTGGCGACCGGCTCACGTCGCGGGTCACCTGGAGTTCCTTGACCAGCACCTCGAAGGGCAGGTCGCCGTGGGCGTAGGCGGCGAGCGCCGTCTCGCGGCACCGGCGCAGCAGCTCGGTGAAGCTCGGCTCGCCGTCGAGGTCGGCGCGCAGCGTCAGCATGTTGATGAAGAGCCCGGCGAGCCCCTCCCACTCCGGTCGCGACCGGCCCGCGACCGGCGAGCCGATCGCGAAGTCGACCTGCCCGGTATACCGCTGCAGCAGCGCCTGAAAGCCCGCGAGCAGGGTCATGTAGAGCGTCGCCCCCTGGCCGCGCCCCAGCAGGTGCAGCCGGTCGGTCAGGTCGCGGTCGAGGACGAAGTGCCGCATCGCGCCGGGAAACGTCTGCTCGGCCGGTCGCGGCCGATCGGTCGCCAGATCCAGCGGGGGTACGCCGTCCAGCCGCTCCCGCCAGTACTCCACCTGCCCGGCGAGTGCGGGTCCGGTCAGCTTCTCGCGCTGCCAGGCGGCGTAGTCGGCGTACCGGGCGGGGAGGGGTTGCAGGGGTGAGCCCTCGCCCGCGACGGCCGCCGCGTAGAGCCGGTTCAGCTCGTCGAGCAGGATGCCGGTGGACCAGCCGTCGCTGGCGATGTGGTGCACCGCGAGCAGCAGCACGTGGTCGTCGGTGTCGAGCGCCACGAGCAGCGCCCGCGCGACCGGCCCGGCGGCGAGGTCGAACGGCGTCGCCGTGGTGCGGGTGAAGAGGCTCTGCGCAGCGGTCTCCCGCTCGTCGGCGGGCAGGTGCGTCACCGAGGCGGTCGCGAGCGCCAGCTCCCCGTCCGGTTCGACGACGACCGTCGGCATCCCGTCGGCGTCGACGGGGAACCGGGACCGCAGCGGTTCGTGCCGCCGCACCAGGGCGGTCAACGCCGCACGCAGCGCCGACTCGTCGAGCGGTCCGCGCAGCCGCACGCCGGCCGCGATCGTGTAGGCGGCCGTACCCGGCGCGAACTGGTCCATGAACCACAGCCGCTCCTGCCCGAAGGAGAGCACGGGCGGCGCGGCCGGGTCGGGCTGCCACGTGTCGGCCTCGGCGCCGGTCTGCTCGTCACGGGCGGCGGTGAGCGCTGCGGCGAGCCCCTCCAGGGTGGGATGGGCGAAGAGGTCCCGCATCGGCAGGTCGACCCCGGTCGCGGCGCGGAGCCGGGCGAGGACCCGGGCGGCGAGCAGCGAGTGGCCGCCGCGCTCGAAGAAATCGTCGCCGACACCGAGGTCGTCCACGCCGAGCACCTCGGCCCAGGCGGTGGCGACGAGCTCCTCGGCGGTGGACCGGGGCGCGACGCGTTCGCGCTGCTCGGCGGCGGCGAACTCCGGTGCGGGCAGCGCGGCCCGGTCGAGCTTGCCGTTGGGGGTGAGCGGCAGCCGCGGCAGCGCCACGAACGCCGCCGGGATGAGGTGCGGCGGCAGCGACGAACCGAGGAACGCCCGCAGTTCGCCCGAGTTCACGCCGGTGTCGACCGTGTAGGCGACGAGGGCAGGCTCGCCCGCCCGGTCCGGGCGGACCACGACGGCGGCGACCGAGACGGCGGGGTGGGCGGTGAGGGCCGCCTCGATCTCGCCCAGCTCGATGCGGTGGCCGCGCAGCTTGATCTGGTTGTCGACGCGCCCGATGAACTCCAGCTCCCCGGTGGCGTCCCAGCGGACGCGGTCGCCGGTGGCGTAGATCCGGTGCCCGCCGCCCCGGAACGGGTCCGGGCGGAACCGGTCGGCGGTGAGTCCAGGCCGGTCGTGGTAGCCCCGGGCGACGCCGTCGCCGCCGATGAAGAGCTCCCCGGCGAGTCCATAGGGGACGGTGCGGAGGTGCTCGTCGAGGACGTAGACCCAGGTGTTGGCGATCGGGCCGCCGATGCCGACGCGCTGTGCCCCGGCGGGGACGCCGGCAGCCGTGGACCACACCGTGGTCTCCGTCGGGCCGTAGACGTTGATGAGGGTGTGCGAGCGCGCGGCGAGCTCGGCCGCGAGCGGGACCGGCAGCGCCTCGCCGCCGACGAGCGCGGTGATCCGCGGTTCGGCGAAGCCGGCGGCGAGCAGCAACCGCCAGCCCGACGGCGTGGCCTGGACGTGGGTGACGCGCTCGCGCCGGATCAGGGCGAGCAGCTCCTCGCCGTCGCGGCCCGCGTGGTCACCGGCGACCACCACGGTGCCGCCGAGGACCAGCGGCAGGAAGAGCTCCAATGTGGAGATGTCGAAGGAGAGCGAGGTCTGCGCCAGCCAGACGTCGTCCGGGCCCGCGGCCAGCCGTTCCCGCATCGCCGCGATGAAGTTGCCGAACGCCCGGTGCTCCACCATGACGCCCTTCGGCCGCCCCGTCGACCCCGACGTATAGATCAGGTAGGCGAGGTCTCCCGCCCCGGCCCCACCCGCCCCCCAAGACCGCCGCAACTCTTCAAGAGTTGGTCCTATATAGGACCAACTCTTGAAGAGTTGCGACGATCTCGGGGTTGCGACCGGTGCCGCGGCGACCGGTGCTACGGCGTCTGGTGCCACGGCGTCCGGCGTCGGGTCGAGCAGCAGGGTGGGGGTGGTGGTGGGGAAGCGGGCGTGGTGGGCGGGCTCGGTGACGAGCAGGCGGGCGCCGCTGTCGGCGAGCATGTAGGCGAGCCGGTCCGCCGGGTAGGCGGGGTCCAGCGGCAGGTAGGCCGCACCCGTCTGCCAGATCGCCAGCAGCGACGCGACCAGCTCCGCGCCCCGGCCGAGCCCGACCCCGACGATGTCGCCCCGGCCGACGCCGTGCGCCCGCAGGATCTCGGCGAGCCGGTCGGCCGACTCCCGCAGCTCGGCGTAGGTGAGGCGGTGCTCGCCGCCGACCAGGGCCGGTGCCGACGGCGTGGCGGCGGCGGTGGCGTGCACCAGGTCCAGCACGGTCCCGTCGGGCAGCGGCAGGGCTGGTCCGGCGGCGAGGGCCAGCAGTTCGTCGCGCTCGCCCGGCGCCATCAGGTCCAGGTCGGCGAGCGGGGTCGACGGGTCGGCCGCGACGGCGCCGAGCAGCGCGGTGAGGTGCCCGGCGAGGCGTTCGACGGTCGCGGGGTCGATGAGGTCGGTGCGGTACTGCAGGGTCAGCTCGACATGGGATGAATGCGGGGTGGCGACGAGGGCGAGGTCGTACAGGACATCGTCGATCTCGTGCGCCCACGGCGACTCGGAAAGGCCCGGCCAGTCGCGCCGCTCCTCGGCGAAGTTGTGCAGGTTCAAGGCGATCTGGAAGAGCGGGTGCCGGTGCGGGTCGCGGGCCTCGGCGAGGTGGTGCACCACCCGTTCGAAGGGCACCTCCTGGTGGGCCAGGCCGCCGAGCGCGCTCGCCCGGACCCGGCGCTGGGCGGCGAGGAAGCCCTCGGCCGGGTCGAGCCGGGTACGCAGGGCCAGCATGTTGACGAAGTTGCCGATGACCGGTTCGATCTCGCCCCGGTGGCGGCCCGCCAGCACCGTACCGATGGTGAGGTCGTGCTCGCCGGTGTGCCGCAGCAGCACCGCCTTGAACGCGGTGAGCAGCGTGACGAAGAGCGTCGTGCCCGGTTCGGCGGGGATCCGGTCGAGCACCGCCCGCGGCACCCGGAACGTGTGCTTGCCGCCGCGCCGCCCACCCTCCGATGTGGACGAGAGCGAGGCGGGCGGCAGCTCCAGCACCGGCCGGGGTCCGGCGAGCGACTCCCGCCAGTACGCCAGATCGCCGTCGAACCGTTCCCCGCCCAGCTCCCGGCGTTCCCAGACGGCGTAGTCGACCGGCTGCACCGGGACCGGCACCGGCGGCGCGACGGCCACCCCCAGGCGCCTGGCGTAACCGGCGGCGAGCTCGCCGATCGCCAGCGCCACGGACCACCCGTCCATGATGATGTGGTGCGCGACGACGAGCAGCGCGTGCTCGCGTTCGGTGATGCGGCACAGGGTGATCCGCAGCAGCGGCCCGGTCGCGAGGTCGAACGCCCGCCCCGACTCCTGCGCCGAGACGAGCCGGGCGGCCGCCGCCGGATCGTCCTCGCCGCGCAGGTCCAGCTCCCGCACCGGCACGTCGAACGTCTCGTGGACCACCTGCCGTGGCTCGCCGTCCACCTCGGTGAAGGTGGTCCGCAGGCTCTCGTGCCGCCCGACGAGATCCGCCACCGACCGGCGCAGTGCGGCGGGCTCCAGCGCGCCGACCAGCCGCAGTCCGAACGAGGTGTTCACCGCCGTGCTCTCCGGGTCGAGCAGGCCGGCGAAGAGCAGCCGCTGCTGTCCCGAGGAGAGGGGATAGGTGTCGGCGGTCCGCGGGACAGGCACCGGCCCGTTCGCCGTGGCGGCGGCCCGCTGGGCGAGCAGCTTCGCCAGGAGCTGCTGGCGCTGGGGGGAGAGCGCGGCGGCGCGGGTCGCGGCGGCGGTCATGATCGAGCCTTCCCAGGTGTGGTCACGTTTTGCAGCAAAGCGTGGCCTCGCGAAGCGAGATGCCACGTTTTGCTGCAAAACGTGACGAGGGTGGGGCGAGGTCAGAGCAGGGCTTCGAGTTCGGCGGCGACCCGGTGGGCGGACCGGTCGGCGTCGATCGTGGCGCCGAGCCGCGCCGCGCGCCGGGCGTACGCCGGGTCGCCGAGCAGCTGCTTGAGGAGCACCGCCGCCTGCGCCGGGTCCCACTGGGTCGACGGGAGCCACTCGGCCACCCCGAGCCGGCGCAGCCGGGCACCCGTGTCGGGCTGGTCGAAGCTGTGCGCGAGGACGAGCTGCGGCACCCCGGAGACGAGGGCGCGGCCGAGCGTACCGATGCCGCCGTGGTGGATCACCGCCGCGACCCGGGGCATCACCTCTCGGTAGGGCAGGCGCGAGAACCAGTGCACGCCGTCGGGCAACCGCTCGGGCAGCAGCTCCGGAAACGGGCTGACCAGGATCGCCTGCCGCCCGGCGACCTGGCACGCGTGCACCGCCGCCTCGTAGAACTCGTCGAACAGGATCGTGCCGCTGCTGCCCGCGATGAGTACGGGTGCCTGCTCGGCGTCGAGCAGCTCGGCGAGCCCGTCCGGGAAGGCCCCCGACTCGGCGTCACCGGCGAGCACGAAACCGGTCCGCACCACCTCGGCCGGGGTGGCGGTGCCGGAGCGCTCGAACCACTCCGGCCAGAGCCCGAGGTGGCTGTCGGCGGAGCGCAGCCACGCCGACCAGTCGGTGACCGGGCCGAGGCCGAACTCGTCGCGCAGCGCGTTGAGCGGGGCGGCCAGAGCCGTGCGGTGCAGGTATTCGGTGATCGGCAGCAGCAGGTGCTGGGCGGGGGTGAGCGCCACCCAGGCCGCCGGAGCGCCGAGGAACTCCGCGGCGATCAGCGCGGCGAGCCCGGAGGTGTGCCGCCCGACGATGACGGTGCCGCCCTTCTCGAAGCGGTCGGCGGCGGCCCGGATCGCGAAGCGGATGTGCTCGAACCACCCGGTCCGCTCGTAGTGGGCGAGCAGGTCCGGCGGGCTCGGGTTGCCCTGCCGGGCGAGCAGCACGTCGCGGGCGTCGTCGAGGTAGCGGGTGTACTCCGCCTCGGTGTCCAGCGGCACGAACTCCGCGCCCGTCGCCGCCGCCGCGGCGCCGAAGACGGCGTGGCTGATCAGGGTGACGTCGTGGCCGCGTTCGCGGAGCACGGTGGCGAGCTTGAGGAAGGGCAGCACGTCGCCGTTGGTGCCGTGGGTGATCAGGATCATCCGGCTGCGCCGGACCGGCCCGGTCACCGGCGGTCGCCCGTCTCCTCGGCGGCGAGCAGCGCCTCGAGCTCCTCCTCGGAGAGGGCCTCGATCTCGTCGAGCAGGTCGGCGGAGATCGAGGTGTCGAGCTGGTCGAGCTGCAGTGCCAGGATCGCGGCGCTCACCTCGGCGACGGTGAAGGCCGGGGTGAAGAGCAGGTCGACGGGGAGCTCGACGCCGAACGCCTGCCGGGCCCGGGCCATGAACTGCACCACCTGCAGCGACTGGCCGCCGAGGGCGAAGAAGTTGTCCGCCACCGTGGTCGGTGCCTCGCCGAGCAGCTCGGCCCAGAGCGCCATCACCTGAAGCTGCAGCGGCGTGGCCTCGGCGCTCGACGTGGTCGGCCGGACCGGGCCGCCCATCGCGGCGAGGACCGCTTCCGGGGTGCCGAGTTCGGTCGCGATCCAGGCGACGAGCTCGGCGTCGGAGCGCGGGGCCGCCGACCTCGGCGCGTCGGTCAGTGCGGAGGAAGAGGCGTCGACCGGAATGGCCTGCGTGGCCACGACAGGCCTGGCCTGCGCCGCGTCGGCTGCGGCCAGGGTGTAGCCGGTCGGGCCGGGTGCGGCCACCGAGGCGAGGAAGTCGCGGGCGGGCTGGTTGCGGTCGCCCTCGTGGAGGACGAGCTCGACCGTCTCGGCGCCGAGCTGCTCGGCGAGGGTGCCGAGGTGGGCCAGGACGCGGTGCTCGACACCCCGGCCGAGCACGCGGCAGCTCAGCATCAGCGCCTCCACCCGCAGCACGCTTCCGACGAGCCGGTAGCCGATGAGGCCGGTCATGCCGTAGTCGCCGAACCGGTCGGTGACGTGCACGGCGAGCCACGTGGCGGTGGAGTGTGCCAGGTCGGCGGCGGTGGTGCGTACCAGGCTGAGGTTGAACTGGTTGGTGCGCTGGGTGAGCTGCGCGGCGCGCTCGAGCTGGTCGGGGCGCGGCGGGGTGATCTCGACCGCGAGGTCGAGGCCGGCGAGGAAGTCGGCGAGCGACGGCGCGCTCGCCCGCAGCTCGCGGCGGTCGCGTTCGGCCTGGTAGCGGGCGGTGCGCTGGGTGTCCTCGGCGGTGACCCGGGCGATGTCGAGCGGCCAGCAGTGGCGCAGGAAGTCCAGGGCCTCGGCGGCGTCGCCGGGCAGCCGCAGCGTCAGCACCTCGGGCAGCGCGGCGGCGACCTCGGCGCACTCGACCGGGGAGTCGTCGAGGAAGACGAAGCTGTCGAGGCCCAGGTCGAGCTCCGCGGCGAGCGAGGCGATATTCGCCGACTTGGGCAGCCAGTTGATCCGGGTCGCGGTGAGGTGCTCGCGGCGCAGCGGCAGGTCCGGGTGGCGGTCGAGGACCGCGAGCACGTCGGCCTCCGCGTTGCGGCTCGCCAGGCAGATCAGTCGCCCGGCCTGCGCCTGCGCGGCGAGCAGCGCCATGATCGCTCTCCGCTCCGCGCCGATGTGTACGCCGTCAGCCCCCTCCTCACCGACCGCGCCGTCCCACAGCGTGTTGTCGCAGTCGACGACGAGGACCTTCGGCCGGGGCGTGCCGATCGCCTGCCCGGTGCGGTGAAGGGCGGTGCCGAGCGCGGCGAAGTAGGCGGGGGAGTAGGGCACCCCGCCGAGCTGCTCGGCGTAGGCGTCGTGGGGGTCGGGCACCCGGTACCAGCCACCGACCGGCACCGGGTGGATGTTGGGGACATCGGCGACCGCGTCGAGCAGCTCCCGGGCGGCCTGCTCGTCGGCGGTCTGCCGGGCCGGTGACGGCGGGCAGACGGCGAGCAGGACCGGGGTGGCGGCCCGCTGCGCGGCGGCGCGCAGCGCGGCGGCGAGCTCCGACACGGCACCGTCGAGGTCCTCGATCCGGACCAGGACGGCGGCGACGCCGGTGGCGGTGGCGAGGGCGCTGGCGGGGTCGAGGAGCTGCTGGAAGACCTGTCCGAAGGGGGCGAAGACCGGCTCGATCGGCTGGCCGAGGCGGTCGCCCCAGAAGGCGAGCGGGGCTGCGACCGGCTCGGCGGTGAAGGACGCGGCGATCACCCACCGCATCGGCACGGACTCCATCGACATGCGAACCTCCCAGCGCCACAACGGGTTCGGTCACCGGTGACCGTCGGCTACGTTATTGACCGGAAGGCAAATAGTCAAGATTATTAACAGTAACGGGAGAGAATGTGTCCCGATGTCTGAATGGATCGCTGAGGAGCGGATACATTGATCATTAAAATCGACCACATTGGACTTGCAACCATCGATATGGCGAGCGCAGCGGCCTCGCTGGAGCTCCTTTCGATGGTGAAATTCGACGAGGGAATCGCCGAGACCTACGGCGTCGACTGCCAATTCTGGGGCGTCGGTGCCGAACCCGGCGCGGCGGCGATCGAGCTGGTCGCGCCGAACCGTGACGACGCGGCCATCCACGGCCATCTACGCAGGTCGGGCGCCGGGCTCTACCACGTCGCCTTCGAGGTCGACGACATCGACGCGGAGCTGCGGCGGCTGCGCGACGGCGGCGCCACCCCCGTCGACCGCGGCCCGTGTGCGGGCGCCCGGGCGGGGATGCGCGTCTGCTTCGTCTATCTCGGCACGGCGACCGGACTGCTCGTGGAATTGGTTCAATATGACGCTTGATCATGCTATTTCCGAGAAGTAGTCCCACCGGGACTCCGTGACGGGATTGCTTCCCGGAGATGGCGGGCCGCGCTGCGAGTGGTGCAGATTTGGGGGTTGTTCGGCGATCTCGGCGCAATGAGTATCGACACTGCTGCAGCTATCGATATTCATCCAGCGAGAGGACTCCTGTGAGATCTACTCCGCTCTTCCGGCGCGGCCGCGGCGGCCTGCGCCGGGCCCTGGCGATGCTCTGCGGCGCGCTGCTCGTCACACCGCTCGTCGTCGTCCTCACCGGCGCGCAGACCCCGGCCCTCGCGGCCGTCCGGCGGGATGTCCAGGGCATCCAGGCCGGCTGGGTGCTCAACCTGCCCGACTGCAGCTGGACCGACTCGGCGGGCAAGCTCTTCGCCGACACCGAGGTGCAGTCCCGCAGCGGCTGGCTCCGGCTGGACTTCCGCGGCGCGCTCGGCACCTGCTCCAACGGCACGTCGGTGCACGACAAGTACGTCGAGTTCATCAACAACCTCGACCCGGGAATCCAGATCCTCGGACTGCTGACCAGGGAGTTCTTCGGTGGCAACGCGGTCGAGTTCGCCGATCACGCCGCCGCCTTCGCCTGCGACGCGGCCTTCGACCGGGTCGCCGCCTGGGAGATCCTCAACGAGCCCGACCTCGACGACGCCTTCGGCCACCTCGCCTTCGCCGAGTACCTCGGCCGGTCGTCGCGCAAGATCCACGATTGCAGCGCCAATGAGAAGGTGGTCAGCGGCGGTGTGACCGCGCGCTACCCGGTCTCCTACCTCAACGACGTCAGCGCCGACCTCGCCGCGAATCAGGACTTCGGCGGCTGGGCCCGGCTCACCGACGCGGTGCAGGGCATCGGCGTGCACCCCTACGTCGACGCGCTGACCAATCTGGACACCAAGGAGAACAGTCGGCACGCGATGCTCAAGGCGTACCTCGACGCGGTGCAGGGCGCCTTCCCCAACGAGCCGTTCTACATCACCGAATTCGGCTGGCGCGCCCCGGACGACGACGGCGTGCACCAGAACGACGAGGTCACCGACGAGCTCCAGTGCGCCAACCTCATCGACGCGTTCGCCATGCTCGCCAACCGCTACAACCTGGTCGCGGCGACCTGGTTCACGCTCGCGGACTTCGGCGACATCCACCGCAACTACGGGCTGTCGACGATGCCGCCGGAGAACCGCTTCCGCCTGGCCCACCAAGGCTACATCACCGGTGACTGCGGCGGTCCGACGGCCGGCGCCTACAACCCCGAGACCGACGAGCTCCAGTGGCAGACCACCGCGCTCGCTCGGACCGGGCTCGCCGGGGCGGGGCTCGCCGCGGTCAGCTACGAGGTGAAGCTGGCGCCGCAGGGGTCGCCGGTCTACACGATCTTCAAGACGGTGACCGACTCCAAGGTCCAGCTCGGGGCCTTCTACCCGCCGCTCGCGGTGGGCACCTACGTCTGGACCGTCACCAAGATCGTTGACGGCGTACGCTACCCGGCCGCCGACTTCTGGACGCTCAACTTCACCGGCAAGCCCAGCCCGCCCGCCTACGCCAACGTCGGCATCGTCAACGGCACCTCGCTGCGGATCTTCTGGTCCGACACCGCCAACAACGAGTCCGGGTTCGAGATCTCCACCGGCTTCGAGACCCGCACGGCACCGGCGAACACCAGCACCTTCGTCTGGACCGGGCTCACCCCCGGCGTGAAGGAGTGCTTCCGGGTGCGCGCCTACAACGCCTTCGGCGCGTCCTACTGGGCGACCGAGGTCTGCGGCACCCCGCCCACCCCGCCGCTCGCGCCGAGCAACGTCACCGCCACCGTGGTGACCGGCACCAGCGTCCGGGTGAACTGGACCGACAACTCCACCGACGAGGCCGATTTCGAGGTCTCCGACGGCACGACGAGCGTGATCGTGGCACCCAACTCGACGAGCTTCGTCTGGACCGGCATCGCCAACGGCGCCACGAAGTGCTTCCAGGTGCGCTCCCGCAACCTCGGCGGCAACTCCGCCTGGGGCGGCAGCGCCTGCGCCACCACGCCCGCGATCCCGGCGGCGCCGACCGGATCGAGCGCGACGATCATCACCGGCACCAGCGTCAAGGTGAGCTGGACCGACAACTCCGCCACCGAGTACGGGTTCGAGATCTCCAACGGCGTGACCTCCAACGTCGTCGGCGCGAACTCGACCAGCTTCACCTGGACCGGCCTCGCCCAGGGCAGCTACACCTGCTTCCGGGTGCG
This portion of the Allocatelliglobosispora scoriae genome encodes:
- a CDS encoding non-ribosomal peptide synthetase/MFS transporter, producing the protein MTAAATRAAALSPQRQQLLAKLLAQRAAATANGPVPVPRTADTYPLSSGQQRLLFAGLLDPESTAVNTSFGLRLVGALEPAALRRSVADLVGRHESLRTTFTEVDGEPRQVVHETFDVPVRELDLRGEDDPAAAARLVSAQESGRAFDLATGPLLRITLCRITEREHALLVVAHHIIMDGWSVALAIGELAAGYARRLGVAVAPPVPVPVQPVDYAVWERRELGGERFDGDLAYWRESLAGPRPVLELPPASLSSTSEGGRRGGKHTFRVPRAVLDRIPAEPGTTLFVTLLTAFKAVLLRHTGEHDLTIGTVLAGRHRGEIEPVIGNFVNMLALRTRLDPAEGFLAAQRRVRASALGGLAHQEVPFERVVHHLAEARDPHRHPLFQIALNLHNFAEERRDWPGLSESPWAHEIDDVLYDLALVATPHSSHVELTLQYRTDLIDPATVERLAGHLTALLGAVAADPSTPLADLDLMAPGERDELLALAAGPALPLPDGTVLDLVHATAAATPSAPALVGGEHRLTYAELRESADRLAEILRAHGVGRGDIVGVGLGRGAELVASLLAIWQTGAAYLPLDPAYPADRLAYMLADSGARLLVTEPAHHARFPTTTPTLLLDPTPDAVAPDAVAPVAAAPVATPRSSQLFKSWSYIGPTLEELRRSWGAGGAGAGDLAYLIYTSGSTGRPKGVMVEHRAFGNFIAAMRERLAAGPDDVWLAQTSLSFDISTLELFLPLVLGGTVVVAGDHAGRDGEELLALIRRERVTHVQATPSGWRLLLAAGFAEPRITALVGGEALPVPLAAELAARSHTLINVYGPTETTVWSTAAGVPAGAQRVGIGGPIANTWVYVLDEHLRTVPYGLAGELFIGGDGVARGYHDRPGLTADRFRPDPFRGGGHRIYATGDRVRWDATGELEFIGRVDNQIKLRGHRIELGEIEAALTAHPAVSVAAVVVRPDRAGEPALVAYTVDTGVNSGELRAFLGSSLPPHLIPAAFVALPRLPLTPNGKLDRAALPAPEFAAAEQRERVAPRSTAEELVATAWAEVLGVDDLGVGDDFFERGGHSLLAARVLARLRAATGVDLPMRDLFAHPTLEGLAAALTAARDEQTGAEADTWQPDPAAPPVLSFGQERLWFMDQFAPGTAAYTIAAGVRLRGPLDESALRAALTALVRRHEPLRSRFPVDADGMPTVVVEPDGELALATASVTHLPADERETAAQSLFTRTTATPFDLAAGPVARALLVALDTDDHVLLLAVHHIASDGWSTGILLDELNRLYAAAVAGEGSPLQPLPARYADYAAWQREKLTGPALAGQVEYWRERLDGVPPLDLATDRPRPAEQTFPGAMRHFVLDRDLTDRLHLLGRGQGATLYMTLLAGFQALLQRYTGQVDFAIGSPVAGRSRPEWEGLAGLFINMLTLRADLDGEPSFTELLRRCRETALAAYAHGDLPFEVLVKELQVTRDVSRSPLFQAVFALHNYGAGTRSAGSAATGAPQGAQETAVGSGHGSAGPLTVTPFGGGETSFIRYDLGLYFTERPGGIDGSLAYNTDLFDAATIDGMVEHLLVLLRAIVAEPDRPVLDLPLLDATAAAAMIEGHNTVAPVTPPVAALHHIIAAHVAATPDAPAVLDGDTVLTYAELDRRANQLAHHLRRHGVGRDTPVGICLPQHADVAVAMLGVLKAGGGYLPLDAEQPPGRLADMLHDAGAVLVLTESEVSAQVSDAGVPLLQLDTARSAIDAESTQDPGVEIHPQQLAYVIFTSGSTGRPKGVGVAHRQVLHYLAGVRERFAVVPGSAFGLIQSLAFDFGITVFYLSLLTGGSLRLLPKRSGGTELAELFAAHPIDYLKLTPSHLAALAGEVDDVAAILPRRLLILGGEASSLTWARALAQAGTCGVVNHYGPTETTVGVTTFRVDPDVTAPAVLTPIGRPLPHARVYILDEQLRPVPSGVVGEVYLGGDRLARGYLGRGGLTADRFLPDPFTADGSRMYRTGDQGRWLASGDVEFLGRRDQQVKVRGYRVELGEIETALLGCGGVSQAVVDARGPLGATRLVAYLVAEPGTAPRTSAELRLELGAGLPDYMIPSFFVWLDALPLKAHGKVDRGRLPEPDREVAEGEYVAPRTELETLIAAVFAEVLERERVGAYDDFFDSGGHSLLAIGVVARLRRRLPDGSRAVSVMDLFKWPTAAGLAALVGSGDTTPRQLLHELTPAGTGTAVSTVVCVPYGGGSAVVFQPLADALPAGHRLLSVAVPGHDIGLAEEHQPLGEVAARCVEEILERVAGPLVLYGHCGPGGALTVELAQRLERAGRVVDAVYLGGVFPFAVPDGKILGPLARLTRLERFRNDRVHANWLRVLGADLDGLDEQQVQFLVRTMRTDAQLAESYFTELLHSGAAPIQAPIISVVGERDPSTEFYAERFAEWGFLTTAPTAVVVLDEAGHYFLRYRAEELAEIVTGTHTALADGTAQPVERDDAASWWLRAVHQPTTEAEPPAVAPSMGRFLAVAIGQLISMTGSALTEFALPIWIYLQTGSLVQFAVFFAVGVVPGLLAAPIAGAVADRFDRRRVMLAADAAAGTVQLTLGVLFWTGAIQVGHVYVLLAVLSAVLPFQRVAYQAAVPQLVPKRYLGHANGISQALNGAGLLMVPLFAAGLLAGIGLGGILLIDVVSYAAAITLLAFVTFPKTLGSTRRETFRQEIVGGFRYSVGHRGMRAMVVFFVVFNLFFSPLSNLIAPLVLGFGTLAQVAQVSTAGAVGVVGGGLLMTIWGGPQRRRMTGMLVMTGLLGIACAVPGLYPSVAVVAAGTFAMTFCLTVVNGIYTTIVQVKVEQRYHARVFALNMMVAWSTLPIGIAVVGPFAVAWFDALMAPGGALAGSVGAVIGTGPGRGIALLYVAFALVIGLLAVVSLRVPVLARFDENVPDAIPDDAVGLDAVRQRLQTGGDHAR
- a CDS encoding glycosyltransferase, with amino-acid sequence MTGPVRRSRMILITHGTNGDVLPFLKLATVLRERGHDVTLISHAVFGAAAAATGAEFVPLDTEAEYTRYLDDARDVLLARQGNPSPPDLLAHYERTGWFEHIRFAIRAAADRFEKGGTVIVGRHTSGLAALIAAEFLGAPAAWVALTPAQHLLLPITEYLHRTALAAPLNALRDEFGLGPVTDWSAWLRSADSHLGLWPEWFERSGTATPAEVVRTGFVLAGDAESGAFPDGLAELLDAEQAPVLIAGSSGTILFDEFYEAAVHACQVAGRQAILVSPFPELLPERLPDGVHWFSRLPYREVMPRVAAVIHHGGIGTLGRALVSGVPQLVLAHSFDQPDTGARLRRLGVAEWLPSTQWDPAQAAVLLKQLLGDPAYARRAARLGATIDADRSAHRVAAELEALL
- a CDS encoding HAD-IIIC family phosphatase — its product is MSMESVPMRWVIAASFTAEPVAAPLAFWGDRLGQPIEPVFAPFGQVFQQLLDPASALATATGVAAVLVRIEDLDGAVSELAAALRAAAQRAATPVLLAVCPPSPARQTADEQAARELLDAVADVPNIHPVPVGGWYRVPDPHDAYAEQLGGVPYSPAYFAALGTALHRTGQAIGTPRPKVLVVDCDNTLWDGAVGEEGADGVHIGAERRAIMALLAAQAQAGRLICLASRNAEADVLAVLDRHPDLPLRREHLTATRINWLPKSANIASLAAELDLGLDSFVFLDDSPVECAEVAAALPEVLTLRLPGDAAEALDFLRHCWPLDIARVTAEDTQRTARYQAERDRRELRASAPSLADFLAGLDLAVEITPPRPDQLERAAQLTQRTNQFNLSLVRTTAADLAHSTATWLAVHVTDRFGDYGMTGLIGYRLVGSVLRVEALMLSCRVLGRGVEHRVLAHLGTLAEQLGAETVELVLHEGDRNQPARDFLASVAAPGPTGYTLAAADAAQARPVVATQAIPVDASSSALTDAPRSAAPRSDAELVAWIATELGTPEAVLAAMGGPVRPTTSSAEATPLQLQVMALWAELLGEAPTTVADNFFALGGQSLQVVQFMARARQAFGVELPVDLLFTPAFTVAEVSAAILALQLDQLDTSISADLLDEIEALSEEELEALLAAEETGDRR
- a CDS encoding VOC family protein — protein: MIIKIDHIGLATIDMASAAASLELLSMVKFDEGIAETYGVDCQFWGVGAEPGAAAIELVAPNRDDAAIHGHLRRSGAGLYHVAFEVDDIDAELRRLRDGGATPVDRGPCAGARAGMRVCFVYLGTATGLLVELVQYDA